GGCCCAGCCACCACGGCAGCCGCCCGATGTTCTCGTACGGCCCGAGGACCAGCCCCGCGCGCAGCAGCAGCGCCCGGTCCCCGAACGCCTCGGTCGCGGCCAGCTCACCGCCCCGCTTGGCCTGCGCATAGTCCTCGGCGTCCGTGGCGTCGGGGGAGCCCGTCACCAGCGGAGCCCGCTCGCCGTACGGGGCGCTGGGCGGAGAGGCGTACACCGAACCGCTGGAGACATAGGCATACCTCCCGACCCGCCCGGCCAGCAGCCGCGCCGTGTCCCGCACCGCCGACGGCGCACCGCTCCAGGTGTCGACAACGGCGTCCCACTCGCCCTCCTCCAGGGCAGCGAGCCCCGCCGCGTCCCCCCGGTCGCCGTGCAGCGACGTCACCCCCTCCGGCGCAGCGTGCTTCCCCCGGTGAAACACCGTCACCTGCCACCCCCGCGCCATCGCCGCCTCGGTGACCGCCCGTCCCACGAACTCCGTACCGCCCAGCATCAGTAGCTTCATAACGGCGACTGTGCCGGACGCCGGTGGCCGGGACCAGCGATGCACGCTCTGGGCGGAATCCCTCTGGGCGGAATTAGCGGAGGGGTGGGGTCCGGGGGCGGGGATTCGGGGGCCGGGGGCCGCTGGACGCCGGTCAGCTCGTCACCGGCCCGCTCGATGCGGGTGATGGGGGAGACGCCGGTGACGCGGGCGAGGCCGGGGGCTCCAGTTTGTAACTGCTGCCCGGGGCTCAGCTCACAGCTCACTCCGTGGCCACAGCCCTCAACTACAGGCCATGGCCTCAACCACAGGCCAGGGCCTCGACCGGCAGAGCCTCAGCCCTCAGCCAGGACGAACGTCGTACGGGCCGCTTCCAACCCCGGCACCTTGGCCTCGATCTCATATTTGCCGGCGGGTACCTTGGCCGAACTCGGCGTGGCGCACTGCGGGCCGCTGGCCCGGCGGTCCCACTCGATGACGCGCTGCACGGAACCCTTCGCCGGCACCTGCAGCAGCGCGGGCTCGGTGCCCGACGGGCAGTCGTTCGAGGCCCAGACCCGGTCGTCGCCCGCGGCGTCGCTGATGGTGAGCACCGTGGCCTTCTGCCCGAGATCCACCTTGCAGGCCGCCCCGGCCGCATTCTCGACCGTCAGCTCGAACTTCGGCCGGGCGCCCGGCGCATAGGAGCGCTTGACGCTGTGCAGCACCAACTCCGCTTTTCCGGAGACACAGTTGGGGAGCGAGGAGCCGGCACTGACGGCGTTCTTGCCGGAGCCCTGACCGATCGGCCCGCCCCCGGAACCGGAACCACCACCGGAACTTCCGTTGCCACCGCCCGCAGCCCCCGAGCCGCCCGAACCGGAGTCCGACCCTTCGTCCCCTACGTCATCGCCCGACTCATCGCGTCCGCCCGGCTTTTGGTCGTTCACCGGACCGCTCGCGGAGGGCCCTGGCGTGATGGACGTCGCGGGGCCGTTACCCTGCGCCCCCTTGCCCTCATCGCTGCTCTTGCCGGCGTCGCCGCCCCAGTTAAGGGCCCACACCACCAGGAGGGCGAGCAGGACGACGATGGCCAGCGCAACGGCCCTCCGCCGCCAGTAGATGGAGGAGGGAAGCGGCCCGATCGGATTGCGCAGTGATCCCACGCGGAAACTCTACGAGAGATCGGCCCCCGCACCGGCCAGTACCCGCCGCTTCCGGCTGCAACTTTTCCCATGATCGGCCCGGAGCCGGCCCCCCGACCGCGTTTCCGGCCCCAACGGGCCTGATGCCCGCTAGGTCTCGGTCTGCTCCGCTCCGGCCTTACTTTCGTCAGATGCGCCCCTGCCGATCGTCGGCTGCGGCACAACCGGGCCGGTCCGTACGGTCGTTGATCATGAACAGCACCACTCTCTACCGCGACCTCACCGACCTCGCCCACCACTCCCCCGACTGGCTCCGCACCCTGGCCGGCCTCGGCACCGAGGGCGGACTGCTGCTCCTGATGGCGACGGCGGTCCCCGTGTGGTGGCGGGCCCGCAGCCACACGGCCCGTTCGGTCGCCCTGGCGGTACTGGTGCCGATATCCAGCGCCGTCGCCTACCTGTTGAGCGAACTCGTCAAGAGCCTGGTGGACGAGGAACGGCCCTGCCGGGCGGTGGCGGGGGCGGCCGCCTCGATCGCACCCTGCCCGCCCGGGGGCGACTGGTCCTTCCCCAGCAACCACTCGACGATCGCCGCGGCCCTGGCCGTCGGCCTCACCCTCGCCTGCCGGGCCACACTCCTGCTCGCACTCCCGGTCGCCCTGCTGACCGGCCTGTCCCGGGTCTTCGTCGGCGTCCACTACCCACACGACGTACTGGCCGGCCTCACCCTCGGCGCAGCGGTGGCG
This genomic stretch from Streptomyces nigrescens harbors:
- a CDS encoding NAD-dependent epimerase/dehydratase family protein, which codes for MKLLMLGGTEFVGRAVTEAAMARGWQVTVFHRGKHAAPEGVTSLHGDRGDAAGLAALEEGEWDAVVDTWSGAPSAVRDTARLLAGRVGRYAYVSSGSVYASPPSAPYGERAPLVTGSPDATDAEDYAQAKRGGELAATEAFGDRALLLRAGLVLGPYENIGRLPWWLGRIARGGPVLAPGPRELALQYIDVRDLAVWTVDALEAGLGGAYNLVSEAGHATMGEFLESCVQATGADAELRWTAPEDVLAAGIEPWIELPVWLPPGEPRDAFFSTDVSKARSAGLRCRPVAETVADTWTWLQSLGGVAPQRPDRPVVGLAPEREAAVLRG
- a CDS encoding phosphatase PAP2 family protein, which produces MNSTTLYRDLTDLAHHSPDWLRTLAGLGTEGGLLLLMATAVPVWWRARSHTARSVALAVLVPISSAVAYLLSELVKSLVDEERPCRAVAGAAASIAPCPPGGDWSFPSNHSTIAAALAVGLTLACRATLLLALPVALLTGLSRVFVGVHYPHDVLAGLTLGAAVAALCPALLARPTTALVARMRTGRWRALVAA